The sequence below is a genomic window from Ornithobacterium rhinotracheale.
CCAAGCCCTGAAAGGTATCTTGCAGGAATTCCAAGCGGTGGAAGTTGAAAGATACATGTTCAAGCAGGGAGCTAAGGTCTTTTAGCATAATGGTGATGGTCTCGTAATTATCATTGGGGAAAATCCTTGATTTGTTTAGCGAGGAAAGTACGCGCTGCATCTCCATAGAATTCTCGCGAATGACCATACTTTTTTCTTGCAGGCTTGTGATTTCTTTAAGCAATTCGCTTTCAAGTTTCTCCTCTTTTACTAATTTTTTGGTGAGCTTGGAAATCTTTTCCGTAATCAGCTCAATGGAATCCGCAAGGTAATCAATGCGGGTGTCTAAAATCATTAAAAAAGCCCGCTCGCCCGTTTGAGGTTTCAGCATACGTACCTTGCGCGAGGTGGCTCGGAAGGTTACATACTCATTGTCCCTTTCGGTGAACAAGACATTGTCTTTCAAGATAAAGGAGACGGGTTTTAGGAATTCCTCATCGTGCTTATTATTGGTAAAGTTCATATTAATACCAATCTCCTCCTCGGTCTCAATGTATCGGGAACTGAGCTCAATCTCCTCCGATTCTTGATCGGTAAAGAGCTCGATATTAAACACTTGCTCGATTTTCTTTTTTTCCTCCTCCGTTGGGTCTATCAAATCCACCCAAAAAACCTGTTTCTTGTCTTCGGCATTAAGCTCTGCACTCTGCACAATTCTTCCGTCTATTTTAGAAAACAATTTTAACATAAGCAATGTTTTTTTGGGGTTGGGCAAATTTACAATCAAAAATTTAAAAACGAGTAGGCATTTACATTATTATTTACCTAATTTCTTTTTAATTTCATTCAATTTCATCAAAGCCTCGACTGGCGTTAAAGTATCGATTTCAGTGCCTTCGATTTCCTCGCGGATAGCTACTAGGATAGGGTCGTCCAGCTGAAAGAAACTCAGTTGAATGCCCTCCTGCGCCGCGATGTTTTTCACCTTTTCGCCCTGCCCTGCGTGTGCGTTTTCCAGCTGTTTTAAAACCTCCTTGGCACGGCTAAGCACGGCTTGCGGCATACCTGCGAGCTTGGCAACATGAATCCCAAAGCTGTGTTCGCTGCCACCGGGTTGTAGTTTTCTTAAAAATAGTATGCTATCCTTGGTCTCCTTAATGCTGACATTGTAGTTTTTAATGCGTTTAAAGGATTTCGCCATTTCATTTAATTCGTGATAGTGTGTGGCAAAGAGTGTTTTAGGCCTAAATTTATTTTGGTGCAAAAATTCCGCGATGGACCACGCAATTGAGATGCCATCATAGGTACTTGTGCCGCGCCCAATTTCATCTAAAAGGATTAAGCTCTTAGGTGTTAAATTATTCAGAATCTGTGCTGTTTCATTCATTTCAACCATAAAGGTGCTTTCGCCCATAGAGAGATTATCAGAGGCGCCCACACGGGTGAAAATCCTATCCACAATGCCTATTTCCGCAGCTTTGGCAGGGACATAGCAGCCGATTTGTGCCATTAGCACAATCAGGGCAACTTGCCTTAGCAGTGCCGATTTACCCGACATATTGGGGCCGGTAATCATCATAATTTGTTGCTCGCTATCATCTAAATACACCGAATTTGAGATGTAGGGCGAAGACGGGGGCAATTGTTGCTCTATCACGGGGTGGCGCCCTTCATCTATATGCAGGTGCGTGCCTGTGTTTAGGGTGGGTTTTACATAATAATTTTTTTGTGCCAAATGCGCAAAATTGAGCAAGCAATCAAGCCTTGCAAGTGCATTGGCATTTTCTTGCAATTTCGGAATCAAAGGCATAATTGCAGTAATTAACTCTTGGAACAATTGCGTTTCAATTTGCAGAATCTTCTCTTCTGCACCTAAGATTTTTTCTTCGTATTGTTTTAGCTCTTCGGTAATGTATCGCTCGCTATTTACCAGCGTTTGTTTGCGAATCCAGTCGCTTGGCACTTTGTCTTTGTGCGTGTTTCTCACTTCGATATAGTAGCCAAAAACATTGTTGAAATTGATTTTTAAACTTGAAATTCCCGTATTTTCAATCTCGCGGTTTTTCATGTTTTCGAGATATTCTTTTCCATGGCTTAAAATATTTCTCAATTCATCTAATTCTTGGCTCACCCCTTCGGCAATCACATTTCCTTTGTTGATGAAATGTGGCGGATCGTCGGTTAGTGCTTCTTTAAGTTGCTGATTAAGATGTGACAAAGTGTCCCATGAAAAGGTAGTAGCCTTTAATTTCGTAGGATCATAATCTTGCAGAATTTCGACAATATTTTGTACCGAAGCCAATGCGTCCGTCAGCTGTGTTAATTGTTTCGGCGTGATTTTGCCCGTTGCGATTTTTGCACAAAGTCGCTCAATGTCGGGCATGTTTTTAAGTTCCTCTGCCAAAGGCAACGAAACTTCGGGGTGCTTTAGTAAATAATCTACGGTATTTTGTCTTAAAACAATAGGTTCTACCTTGCTTAAAGGGAGGGCAAGCCATCTGCGTAGCATGCGCGTTCCCATAGGTGTAAGCGTATGGTTTAGAATGTCTAAAAGTGTTACTGAATCGGGGTGTGGCGAATTGAATATTTCTAAATTTCGCACGGTAAACGAGTCTAGCCACATGAAGTTATCATTGGCAATACGCTGAAGTTTATTGATGTGTTTTAAGTCAAAATGATGCGTTTCGTCAAGATATGCCATCACGCTCCCCGCCGCAGTGATGGCAAGGGGCATTTCCTCCACGCCAAATCCTTTTAACGATTGGGTGCTAAAGTGG
It includes:
- the corA gene encoding magnesium/cobalt transporter CorA encodes the protein MLKLFSKIDGRIVQSAELNAEDKKQVFWVDLIDPTEEEKKKIEQVFNIELFTDQESEEIELSSRYIETEEEIGINMNFTNNKHDEEFLKPVSFILKDNVLFTERDNEYVTFRATSRKVRMLKPQTGERAFLMILDTRIDYLADSIELITEKISKLTKKLVKEEKLESELLKEITSLQEKSMVIRENSMEMQRVLSSLNKSRIFPNDNYETITIMLKDLSSLLEHVSFNFHRLEFLQDTFQGLVDMEQNQIMKVFTIMTVIFAPATLIAGIYGMNFEYMPELNEKYAYPLALLGILISMVAPLGYFKMKKWI
- the mutS gene encoding DNA mismatch repair protein MutS; the encoded protein is MAKKETKETPLMQQYNKIKGKYPDAILLFRVGDFYETFGEDAIKTSKTLDIVLTKRANGSASHIELAGFPHHSLEAYLPKLVRAGYRVAVCDQLEDPSQAKKIVKRGVTELVTPGVALNDQVIGSSSNNFLLSIHQEKNLYGMALLDISTGEFFLQEGDEQAVLKLIQNFSPSEIIHQKRKKIDFLPHTISRFYLDDWAFQYEFAYEKLTRHFSTQSLKGFGVEEMPLAITAAGSVMAYLDETHHFDLKHINKLQRIANDNFMWLDSFTVRNLEIFNSPHPDSVTLLDILNHTLTPMGTRMLRRWLALPLSKVEPIVLRQNTVDYLLKHPEVSLPLAEELKNMPDIERLCAKIATGKITPKQLTQLTDALASVQNIVEILQDYDPTKLKATTFSWDTLSHLNQQLKEALTDDPPHFINKGNVIAEGVSQELDELRNILSHGKEYLENMKNREIENTGISSLKINFNNVFGYYIEVRNTHKDKVPSDWIRKQTLVNSERYITEELKQYEEKILGAEEKILQIETQLFQELITAIMPLIPKLQENANALARLDCLLNFAHLAQKNYYVKPTLNTGTHLHIDEGRHPVIEQQLPPSSPYISNSVYLDDSEQQIMMITGPNMSGKSALLRQVALIVLMAQIGCYVPAKAAEIGIVDRIFTRVGASDNLSMGESTFMVEMNETAQILNNLTPKSLILLDEIGRGTSTYDGISIAWSIAEFLHQNKFRPKTLFATHYHELNEMAKSFKRIKNYNVSIKETKDSILFLRKLQPGGSEHSFGIHVAKLAGMPQAVLSRAKEVLKQLENAHAGQGEKVKNIAAQEGIQLSFFQLDDPILVAIREEIEGTEIDTLTPVEALMKLNEIKKKLGK